One Leptolyngbya ohadii IS1 genomic window carries:
- a CDS encoding glycoside hydrolase family 9 protein, producing MCFSIGFGLVLTFALTRSGAISPTNIHVDQFGYRPADPKVAVIVLPSESALPTSGSPSEEIVGLTVQGGQVKGQAEDQVKNQAAALAEGETYRVRNLRTRAVIYTDRATPWQNGKVHEQSGDRVAWFDFSAVTQPGIYRIENAKTGETSFPFEIAEDIYRRVLVTATRMFFYQRSGFPKQLPYADSRWTDAAAFLGSGQDTEARFVNDPNNAALAKDMRGGWFDAGDTNKYVTFAMQPVHQLLDAYTQNPPIWTDDFNLPESGNGIPDLLDEIKFELEWLKRMQDADGGVFIKLGTLDYQSARKPSEDRRPRFYAPKCSSSTIAVASMFAHAAVVFRDVPQLANDAGELQARSIQAWQWFTTHPQETDCDTQAVKAGDADWTNAEQIGAAVNAAVYLVALTGDTVYDDYIGQHYQATTPFTDNAWSRYRPFEGDALLFYTRLDRVNCDRQAQIRARFSELVRNQSEVYGFNADLDPYRAYMPDAQYHWGSNQVKANYGNTNFDAILYQANPGQESSYRIRALDTLHYFHGVNPLGIVYLTNMYDWGAERSANEMYHEWFGHGIYNNALTSPNGPAPGYLPGGPNKDYSGSAPLREQPPMKAYLDSNEVSLQMWEVTEPAIYYQSAYIKLLSKFLSN from the coding sequence GTGTGTTTTTCGATCGGCTTTGGGCTAGTACTCACATTTGCGCTAACTCGCTCTGGCGCAATTTCCCCCACAAATATCCATGTTGATCAGTTTGGCTATCGTCCTGCCGATCCAAAAGTAGCGGTGATCGTTTTGCCATCAGAATCAGCTTTACCGACATCGGGATCGCCTTCAGAGGAAATTGTGGGTTTAACTGTCCAGGGGGGTCAGGTAAAAGGTCAGGCGGAAGATCAGGTCAAGAATCAAGCCGCAGCTCTAGCCGAGGGTGAAACCTACCGGGTTCGCAATTTGCGGACCAGAGCCGTTATCTATACCGATCGTGCAACTCCTTGGCAAAACGGGAAAGTCCACGAGCAGTCGGGCGATCGGGTTGCCTGGTTTGATTTTTCAGCCGTGACGCAGCCAGGAATTTACCGGATAGAAAACGCTAAAACTGGTGAAACATCGTTTCCCTTCGAGATAGCTGAGGATATCTATCGCAGAGTATTGGTTACTGCAACGCGAATGTTCTTCTACCAGCGCAGTGGTTTTCCGAAGCAGCTTCCCTATGCGGATTCTCGCTGGACTGATGCAGCAGCATTTTTAGGATCAGGGCAGGACACGGAGGCACGGTTTGTCAACGATCCCAACAATGCGGCTCTGGCAAAAGATATGCGGGGTGGCTGGTTTGATGCAGGCGATACCAATAAATACGTGACCTTTGCCATGCAGCCCGTTCACCAACTGCTGGACGCCTACACCCAAAATCCGCCGATTTGGACAGACGATTTTAATTTACCGGAGTCGGGTAATGGCATTCCCGATCTGCTGGATGAGATTAAATTTGAGCTTGAATGGCTGAAACGAATGCAGGACGCCGACGGAGGGGTATTTATCAAATTGGGCACCCTGGACTACCAATCTGCCCGGAAACCCAGCGAGGATCGACGTCCCCGGTTTTATGCGCCCAAGTGTTCTTCTTCAACGATCGCCGTTGCCAGTATGTTTGCCCATGCTGCCGTAGTATTTCGCGACGTTCCGCAGCTAGCAAATGATGCAGGAGAGTTGCAGGCACGCTCGATCCAAGCCTGGCAGTGGTTTACCACCCATCCCCAAGAGACAGACTGCGATACGCAAGCCGTTAAAGCCGGAGACGCGGATTGGACAAACGCTGAACAAATCGGAGCGGCAGTGAATGCAGCCGTTTATCTGGTCGCTCTGACCGGGGATACAGTTTACGATGACTACATCGGGCAACACTATCAGGCAACTACTCCATTCACCGATAATGCCTGGTCGCGTTACCGTCCCTTTGAAGGCGATGCGCTGCTGTTTTACACGCGGCTCGATCGGGTTAACTGCGATCGCCAAGCACAAATCCGGGCAAGGTTTAGCGAACTGGTCAGAAATCAATCTGAAGTCTACGGGTTCAATGCGGACTTAGACCCCTATCGTGCCTATATGCCCGACGCCCAGTACCACTGGGGCAGCAATCAGGTCAAAGCGAATTATGGCAACACAAACTTTGATGCCATCCTTTACCAGGCGAACCCAGGACAGGAAAGCAGCTATCGGATTCGAGCGCTGGATACCCTCCACTATTTTCACGGCGTGAACCCGCTCGGCATCGTCTATTTAACCAATATGTACGATTGGGGGGCAGAGCGTTCTGCTAACGAGATGTATCACGAGTGGTTTGGACATGGGATCTACAATAATGCCCTAACGTCTCCCAATGGTCCCGCTCCAGGTTACTTGCCCGGAGGTCCAAACAAGGACTACAGCGGTTCAGCCCCACTCCGGGAACAGCCTCCCATGAAAGCCTACCTGGATAGCAACGAGGTCAGTCTCCAGATGTGGGAAGTGACAGAACCCGCGATCTATTATCAGAGTGCTTACATCAAGCTTCTCTCTAAATTTTTGTCAAACTAA
- a CDS encoding O-antigen ligase family protein: MNLLTERFFTKRVEPCFTVLALLHYSQGIVPLLITRGANEGDGTDILSFNYLPNLALFLLIYLITAGLLLLRWKKVLHLVRQDGWIWSIVALAGLSILWSADPPNTRSAVISLVGTTLFGLYFATRYSFKEQLQLLAWMFGISMVLSILFAIALPKYGIMAGVHDGALRGIYTHKNVLGRTLPLAGVVFVLLAGVLPARRRLLLSGLAVLFVLLFLARSTAGTAILIVLLVAWIAYRILRWQNERLVPVALMSITLAIGLFMVLSQTIGLLFGIFGEDVTLTGRTEIWPLVVDMIQKRPWLGYGFNGFWHGIQGESAYVVRAMRWPVPDSHNGLLDLWLSLGFVGVCLFFWSYWATLIRGIACARQGSPLNLWPLLFLTYFVLINIAESSLLSQNTIFWMLYTAVAFSALTIPQQIRETSAGKVQSVSLP; encoded by the coding sequence ATGAATCTCCTAACTGAAAGATTCTTCACCAAAAGGGTAGAACCCTGTTTCACTGTCCTTGCCCTGCTGCACTATTCACAGGGCATTGTGCCGCTCTTAATTACTAGAGGCGCAAACGAAGGAGATGGAACAGACATTCTTTCCTTCAACTATCTACCGAATCTCGCCCTATTCCTGCTGATCTATCTGATTACGGCTGGGCTATTGCTGCTGCGCTGGAAGAAAGTCCTTCATCTGGTTCGTCAGGATGGCTGGATATGGTCTATTGTAGCGCTGGCGGGGCTTTCGATTCTCTGGTCTGCTGATCCACCTAACACGAGGAGTGCCGTCATTAGCCTGGTTGGCACAACGCTATTTGGGCTGTATTTTGCAACCCGCTACAGCTTCAAGGAACAGCTTCAGCTCCTTGCCTGGATGTTCGGCATCTCAATGGTGCTCAGCATCCTGTTTGCGATCGCGTTGCCCAAATATGGAATTATGGCAGGGGTTCATGATGGAGCACTGAGAGGCATCTATACCCACAAAAACGTGCTTGGCAGAACGCTGCCCCTTGCGGGAGTGGTGTTTGTGCTGCTCGCCGGTGTGTTACCTGCCCGCAGGCGATTGCTCCTGTCGGGTTTAGCGGTATTGTTTGTGCTGCTTTTCCTGGCTCGCTCTACGGCGGGGACTGCAATCTTAATCGTCCTGCTGGTTGCCTGGATCGCCTATCGGATACTGAGGTGGCAGAATGAACGCCTGGTTCCAGTCGCGCTGATGTCCATCACTCTGGCGATCGGCTTGTTTATGGTACTCAGTCAAACAATCGGCTTGCTGTTTGGCATTTTTGGTGAAGATGTCACCCTAACAGGACGAACCGAAATCTGGCCCCTGGTCGTGGATATGATTCAGAAACGCCCCTGGTTGGGCTATGGGTTCAACGGTTTCTGGCATGGAATTCAGGGCGAATCGGCTTACGTAGTCCGGGCAATGCGTTGGCCTGTTCCAGATTCCCACAATGGACTTCTAGATCTATGGCTGTCGTTAGGATTTGTGGGGGTCTGCCTGTTTTTCTGGAGCTATTGGGCAACGCTCATTCGGGGAATTGCTTGTGCCCGCCAGGGATCGCCGCTTAACCTGTGGCCTCTGCTGTTCCTGACCTATTTTGTGCTAATTAACATTGCTGAAAGTTCACTGCTGTCCCAAAACACAATCTTTTGGATGCTGTACACAGCGGTTGCCTTCTCAGCTTTGACCATTCCTCAGCAAATTAGGGAGACCTCAGCAGGCAAGGTTCAATCCGTGTCACTGCCCTAA
- a CDS encoding alpha/beta hydrolase, producing MSPLTHAPFRFGLLQCAGWIGKSLLLSTGASLLIAGHAQAVETIQLRYSGSDPNVPSTVNLTLRDIQTFVQSGDLPQQVREFLTANQQEINPLREVLTEEIRVPSNVGSDVNEFVDSSVGRFVVNQLEGFLQSSDVATDLRTALRQSIQDDRNISLLELIENYPTQSVTLNITGLVQAYNDVSAFVDRVLPALEVAREYLQDLICECEEPAAAAAPADSTAASSAVKSLTPAPNSNCVPLTAPSAQLQQQVAQPQSTRLP from the coding sequence ATGTCCCCTTTAACTCATGCCCCCTTTCGGTTCGGTTTATTGCAATGTGCTGGTTGGATTGGCAAATCGCTTTTGCTGAGTACAGGTGCAAGTTTACTAATTGCAGGTCATGCCCAGGCGGTCGAAACGATTCAGTTGCGGTACAGTGGCTCTGACCCCAATGTGCCTTCTACCGTAAACTTAACGCTGCGCGACATCCAGACCTTTGTGCAGTCGGGTGATCTGCCCCAGCAGGTGCGGGAGTTTCTGACCGCAAACCAGCAGGAAATCAATCCTCTGCGCGAAGTGCTGACCGAGGAGATTCGGGTTCCTTCCAACGTTGGCAGCGACGTTAACGAGTTTGTTGACAGTTCGGTTGGGCGATTTGTGGTCAATCAGCTTGAGGGATTTCTGCAAAGTTCCGATGTGGCGACGGATTTAAGAACTGCGCTGCGTCAATCAATCCAGGACGATCGCAACATTTCCCTGCTGGAGCTAATCGAAAACTACCCGACGCAAAGCGTGACGCTGAACATTACGGGACTTGTGCAGGCTTATAACGATGTTAGTGCTTTCGTCGATCGGGTTTTGCCCGCGCTGGAAGTTGCCAGAGAATACCTGCAAGACCTGATTTGCGAGTGCGAAGAGCCTGCTGCCGCTGCCGCTCCTGCTGATTCGACTGCCGCATCCAGTGCCGTGAAGAGCCTTACCCCAGCACCAAACTCGAACTGTGTGCCCCTGACTGCCCCTTCGGCTCAGTTACAACAGCAAGTTGCCCAACCTCAATCGACCCGGCTTCCCTAG
- a CDS encoding glycosyltransferase family 2 protein has product MSTLVSICIATYKRPEGLNRLLLGLNQLTFNAVPVPDIEIIVADNDANGSARPVCEALRSQIRWKLKYDIEPKPGVTYARNRSIANASHHSNFIAIIDDDEVPEPQWLDQLLQVQSQYNADVVSAPVYPYFEDKSTPDWIKQGPFFQPAMRENGQLLHVASTNNVLIRKECLRTFNPVFDNRFALKGMEDSYLFMQLHRNHYKIVWAKEARVVEWIPAARANLRWIVRRNFYGWSSYSWLEKEILAKGQFTRALKGVALIAMGLLTLPFSILKGKESIAKSIINVSRGMGTFSGLIGYQGEWNR; this is encoded by the coding sequence ATGTCAACTCTGGTGTCCATTTGTATCGCAACCTATAAGCGACCTGAAGGCTTAAATCGTCTCCTGCTCGGATTGAATCAATTAACTTTCAATGCCGTTCCAGTTCCAGACATCGAAATTATCGTTGCTGATAATGATGCCAATGGTTCTGCACGTCCAGTCTGTGAAGCGCTGCGATCGCAGATTCGCTGGAAGTTGAAGTATGACATTGAGCCAAAACCCGGCGTTACCTATGCCCGAAATCGCAGCATTGCGAATGCCTCACATCATTCAAACTTTATCGCAATCATCGACGATGACGAGGTGCCTGAGCCTCAGTGGTTAGACCAACTGCTCCAGGTTCAGTCCCAGTACAATGCAGATGTGGTCAGCGCACCTGTATATCCGTACTTCGAGGATAAGAGTACGCCAGACTGGATCAAGCAAGGACCGTTCTTCCAACCTGCGATGCGCGAGAATGGGCAATTGCTGCACGTTGCCTCAACCAATAACGTTCTGATTCGGAAAGAGTGTTTGAGGACGTTCAATCCTGTCTTTGACAATCGTTTTGCGCTGAAGGGTATGGAAGATTCCTATCTGTTCATGCAGCTCCATCGCAATCACTATAAAATCGTGTGGGCAAAGGAAGCCAGAGTGGTCGAGTGGATTCCCGCAGCTCGTGCTAACCTGCGCTGGATTGTCCGCCGCAATTTCTACGGCTGGAGTTCATACAGCTGGCTTGAAAAAGAGATTCTGGCGAAAGGTCAATTTACCCGCGCCCTTAAAGGAGTCGCACTGATTGCAATGGGTTTGCTGACTCTCCCCTTCTCTATTCTGAAGGGAAAGGAATCGATTGCAAAGTCGATCATCAACGTTTCTCGCGGCATGGGAACGTTCTCAGGACTCATCGGCTACCAAGGGGAATGGAATCGATAA
- a CDS encoding oligosaccharide flippase family protein — translation MKRLFQSFNRSFIRNTLWMVGAQASSLLLQLGYFVITARALGAADYGTFIGITSFAAVLVPFVGLGSGDILVKKVARDRTVFSKVWGDVLVITLISGILLTMVSAFVAKTILPDAVSFQTILVIIISDLLFLKLWDAAGKAFLAREWMSLTARVRILLSFNKFLAAIAYLLFFRASGIWGWALLYLTATVATAVICLLLVGRMLGLPQFRLSHPRDLELGQGLFFSVSASSDSINASIDKTMLASLSTLEVTGLYAAAYRCIEVGYIGFHAVSAVTYAKFFRQGADGIKGSFHLAKRLLPIMALYGVGCWLFFFIVAPLIPYVLGSEYANSVQAVYWLAPVLLLLALQYPVADTLTGAGFQGARSSIQVSSAILNVLLNLWLIPIYSWRGAAFATLVSESLKLAFLSVAVWFFYYKHVHGSRHQDAGTHDESPPA, via the coding sequence ATGAAGCGGCTATTTCAGTCTTTCAACCGGAGTTTTATTCGCAATACGCTGTGGATGGTGGGTGCCCAGGCTTCTAGCCTGCTTTTGCAGCTCGGCTACTTCGTGATCACCGCAAGGGCACTGGGGGCGGCAGACTACGGTACTTTCATTGGCATCACTTCTTTTGCAGCCGTCCTGGTACCCTTTGTTGGGCTGGGTAGCGGCGATATTTTGGTGAAAAAAGTTGCGCGAGATCGCACCGTTTTCAGCAAGGTCTGGGGAGACGTTCTTGTCATTACCTTAATATCGGGCATTCTGCTGACGATGGTTTCTGCCTTCGTTGCCAAAACGATTCTGCCTGATGCCGTTTCTTTTCAGACGATTCTGGTCATCATTATCTCGGATCTGCTGTTTCTAAAGCTCTGGGATGCCGCTGGCAAAGCGTTTCTAGCCAGGGAGTGGATGAGCCTAACGGCAAGGGTTAGAATCCTGCTGAGTTTTAACAAATTCCTAGCCGCGATCGCCTATCTGCTCTTTTTTCGAGCCTCTGGTATCTGGGGCTGGGCACTTTTGTATTTAACGGCAACCGTTGCAACTGCTGTTATTTGCCTGCTTCTCGTTGGACGAATGCTCGGTCTTCCCCAATTTCGCCTGAGCCATCCACGTGACCTGGAACTGGGACAGGGATTGTTTTTCTCAGTTAGTGCCTCTTCAGACAGCATCAATGCCAGTATCGATAAAACGATGCTCGCCAGCCTTTCAACGCTTGAGGTAACGGGTCTATACGCAGCTGCCTACCGCTGTATTGAAGTTGGATACATCGGGTTTCATGCAGTATCTGCCGTAACCTACGCAAAATTCTTCCGGCAGGGGGCAGACGGCATTAAGGGCAGCTTTCATCTCGCCAAGCGTCTTCTGCCCATCATGGCACTGTATGGAGTCGGCTGCTGGCTCTTCTTTTTCATCGTTGCCCCCCTCATTCCTTACGTTTTGGGCAGTGAGTATGCTAACTCAGTGCAGGCGGTTTACTGGCTCGCTCCTGTTTTACTCCTGCTGGCACTGCAATACCCCGTTGCCGATACCCTAACTGGAGCAGGTTTTCAGGGAGCCCGCAGTTCTATTCAGGTTAGCTCCGCAATTTTGAACGTTTTGCTGAATCTTTGGCTGATTCCGATTTACTCCTGGCGGGGGGCAGCCTTTGCGACCCTGGTATCAGAGAGCTTAAAGCTAGCCTTTCTCAGCGTTGCAGTATGGTTCTTCTACTACAAACACGTTCACGGTTCAAGGCATCAGGACGCAGGAACCCATGATGAATCCCCTCCTGCTTAA
- the arsS gene encoding arsenosugar biosynthesis radical SAM (seleno)protein ArsS (Some members of this family are selenoproteins.), producing the protein MTETTQPLLPANPDLDLDRPETEPKATTSLHRRRSPLADPHQQLSVLTSLNLTQTPHQGNFGAAIAQQNWTPLTPAKLEIFQINVGKLCNMTCRHCHVDAGPDRTQENMDRETIDACLRALDQTDAHTVDITGGAPELNPHFRYLVEECVKRGKHVIDRCNLTVLLLPRMQDLPQWFADRGVEVVCSLPHYRKLNTDNQRGTGTFEKSIEALRRLNEAGYGKGDPKRTLTLMSNPVGAFLASGQSKMEQEWKKGLMQNYGVSFDRLIALNNMPISRYLEWLEQSGNLQRYMELLVNSFNPATVSGLMCRNTLSVSWDGRLYDCDFNQMLDLEIQAPDRQPLNIRDFNPQMLAQRAIRIDRHCFGCTAGAGSSCGGAIAE; encoded by the coding sequence ATGACTGAAACCACCCAACCTCTCCTTCCGGCAAACCCGGATTTAGACCTTGACCGTCCTGAAACAGAACCGAAGGCCACTACCTCCCTGCATCGAAGACGATCGCCCCTAGCCGATCCGCATCAGCAGCTTTCAGTCCTGACCTCTCTGAATTTGACGCAAACGCCTCACCAGGGAAATTTTGGTGCCGCTATTGCTCAGCAGAACTGGACACCCCTCACGCCTGCCAAGCTGGAAATTTTCCAGATCAACGTCGGCAAGCTGTGCAACATGACCTGCCGCCACTGTCACGTCGATGCCGGACCCGATCGCACTCAGGAGAACATGGATCGGGAGACGATCGACGCCTGCCTGCGGGCACTGGATCAGACCGATGCCCATACGGTTGATATTACGGGGGGAGCGCCGGAACTGAATCCCCACTTTCGCTATCTGGTGGAGGAATGCGTTAAGCGGGGCAAGCACGTTATCGATCGCTGCAATCTCACGGTGCTGCTGCTGCCAAGAATGCAGGATTTGCCCCAGTGGTTCGCCGATCGCGGCGTTGAGGTGGTTTGCTCCCTGCCCCATTACCGCAAACTGAACACGGACAATCAGCGGGGCACGGGCACGTTTGAAAAGTCGATCGAAGCCCTGCGTCGCTTAAATGAGGCGGGATATGGCAAAGGCGATCCCAAGCGGACGCTCACCCTGATGTCGAATCCGGTCGGCGCGTTTCTGGCAAGCGGTCAATCCAAGATGGAGCAGGAGTGGAAGAAAGGACTGATGCAAAATTACGGCGTCAGTTTCGATCGCCTGATCGCGCTCAACAATATGCCGATTTCTCGCTATCTGGAATGGCTGGAGCAATCGGGCAATCTTCAGCGGTATATGGAACTGCTGGTGAATTCGTTTAATCCGGCAACCGTGTCTGGGCTGATGTGCCGCAATACGCTTTCTGTCTCCTGGGATGGACGGCTCTACGACTGCGACTTTAACCAGATGCTCGATCTGGAAATCCAGGCCCCCGATCGACAACCGCTCAACATTCGGGATTTCAATCCGCAAATGCTGGCTCAGCGAGCAATCCGGATCGATCGTCACTGTTTTGGCTGTACGGCAGGCGCAGGGAGTTCTTGCGGTGGGGCGATCGCAGAGTAG
- a CDS encoding alpha/beta hydrolase, translating to MKSTFFPLLQQESEQAGDRRGASHLMGQCLGLGSAIVLGISAALGLQVAPAAAAQDLVITFGILGRSIPIEDLRVLAETGEVTDELRWYVNVANIAPADFQRVLSQEVNVSQRLIDRVTYSLPGEFLLSQVGNTIHTRSRRANIQALRAALLLSTSGDNRLSLLEFLEQYPTAEVYIDGKSLLALVRDVNRVRADIQPVVTAIEGFLETLVCDCERQTER from the coding sequence ATGAAATCTACTTTCTTTCCTCTGCTTCAGCAGGAATCGGAGCAGGCAGGAGACCGCCGTGGTGCCAGCCACCTTATGGGGCAATGCCTGGGTTTGGGGAGCGCGATCGTGCTGGGAATATCAGCCGCGTTGGGATTGCAGGTTGCGCCCGCCGCCGCCGCCCAGGATCTGGTCATCACCTTTGGGATTCTGGGGCGATCGATCCCCATTGAAGATTTGCGGGTGCTGGCGGAAACGGGAGAAGTGACGGATGAACTGCGGTGGTATGTAAATGTTGCCAATATTGCTCCTGCTGACTTCCAGCGAGTTCTGAGCCAGGAGGTTAACGTGAGTCAACGGCTCATCGATCGCGTCACCTACTCCCTGCCCGGCGAGTTTTTGCTTTCTCAGGTGGGCAATACTATCCACACGCGATCGCGTCGAGCAAATATTCAGGCGCTTCGGGCAGCCCTGTTGCTTTCGACCAGTGGAGACAATCGACTGTCGCTACTGGAATTTCTGGAGCAGTACCCCACCGCAGAAGTTTATATCGATGGCAAATCGCTGCTGGCGCTGGTCAGGGATGTGAACCGGGTTCGAGCCGATATTCAGCCTGTTGTTACGGCGATCGAAGGATTCCTGGAAACCCTTGTTTGCGACTGTGAAAGACAGACTGAAAGATAG
- a CDS encoding DUF6492 family protein yields MNNPSFAIITPSYAPDFERCRLLCETVEQFVKPPVNHYIIVDRSDLALFQQLQKPRVQILTKEELLPKWIKRLPLRQNIWFSFKTLPIRGWLLQQIIKLEAARTIPEDVAIFVDSDVAFVRPVDFSCFTRNGLVRLYHEADGNFADMPMHVKWHRTSSELVGIPPVPMPAPDYIEQVVTWKRDNVVKLCERIEAVSGRSWIETLSNVWHLSEYTLYGTFVDRVLQDQSGHYQDAGKLCLDYWTPEPMSAEQIQSFLQQLRPEHMAVMISAKAGMPVDSYRSAIMKVVQYQ; encoded by the coding sequence ATGAATAATCCCAGCTTTGCAATCATTACTCCTAGCTATGCACCGGATTTCGAGAGATGTCGGCTGCTGTGCGAAACAGTTGAGCAGTTTGTTAAGCCCCCCGTTAACCACTACATCATTGTCGATCGCAGTGATCTGGCGCTGTTTCAACAGTTGCAGAAGCCTCGCGTTCAGATTCTAACGAAGGAAGAACTGCTGCCAAAGTGGATTAAACGACTGCCTCTCCGGCAGAACATCTGGTTTAGCTTCAAGACCCTGCCGATTCGCGGCTGGCTTCTGCAACAAATCATCAAGCTTGAAGCCGCTCGCACCATCCCTGAGGACGTTGCTATTTTTGTCGATTCAGATGTTGCGTTCGTTCGCCCTGTCGATTTTTCCTGTTTCACCCGCAATGGACTGGTTCGGCTTTACCACGAAGCGGACGGCAATTTTGCAGATATGCCCATGCACGTTAAATGGCACCGCACCTCCAGCGAACTGGTTGGTATTCCGCCAGTGCCCATGCCTGCCCCAGACTATATCGAGCAGGTTGTTACCTGGAAGCGGGATAACGTAGTCAAGCTGTGTGAGCGAATTGAAGCCGTTTCCGGACGAAGCTGGATTGAGACGCTCAGCAACGTCTGGCATTTGTCGGAGTACACACTGTACGGGACGTTTGTCGATCGCGTTCTGCAAGATCAATCGGGTCATTACCAGGATGCTGGGAAACTTTGCTTAGATTACTGGACTCCTGAACCCATGTCGGCAGAACAAATTCAAAGCTTTCTGCAACAGCTTCGCCCGGAACACATGGCAGTCATGATTAGTGCGAAGGCTGGAATGCCCGTCGATAGCTACCGATCGGCAATCATGAAAGTTGTGCAATATCAGTAA
- a CDS encoding response regulator transcription factor: protein MSIYEPHQSSAELDHSLQSEQELLIKSLSRTNTSWTPIKVLREAPGIVSEVMFELKTDKAEYYIVRRRHAPAKSHALSPRELAIARLIAQGLPNKAIGSMLEISPATVSTYLRRIFSKLGVTSRAAMVARLMQDSGFAEIRPYSH, encoded by the coding sequence ATGAGTATCTACGAACCGCATCAATCCTCAGCAGAATTGGATCACTCGCTGCAATCGGAACAGGAATTGTTGATTAAATCGCTTAGCCGAACGAATACATCCTGGACACCCATTAAAGTTTTGCGTGAAGCACCGGGGATCGTGAGCGAGGTGATGTTCGAGCTGAAAACCGATAAGGCGGAGTACTACATTGTTCGGCGCAGACACGCCCCTGCCAAATCCCACGCCCTTAGCCCAAGAGAACTGGCGATCGCCCGCTTAATTGCCCAGGGATTACCCAACAAGGCGATCGGCAGTATGCTCGAAATCAGCCCTGCAACGGTTTCAACCTATCTGCGCCGCATCTTCTCCAAACTGGGCGTTACATCGCGGGCGGCGATGGTTGCTCGTCTGATGCAGGATAGTGGGTTTGCGGAGATCCGCCCCTACTCCCATTAA